In one window of Candidatus Deferrimicrobiaceae bacterium DNA:
- a CDS encoding aminopeptidase has product MGSEKQISKLAQILVRQSVKAKKGETVRISCGELGKPLALEVYREILKAGANPLWAIGFEDAGRIFYEEASEAQLDHLPPTKLNEAKAIDADIIILAPGNTRHLSNVAPKAMARRRKAVKPISEILMKRVRWCLTNFPTESLAQETDRSLPDYEKLYYKAVEQDWAAMAKMLAGAKKILDKSSQVRIVGKETDLSFSIKGRTAIPCAGDFNMPDGEIFTAPVENSTEGKIYYEFPAIAGGREVAGVRLTFKKGRVIAASAEKNEAYLLEMLDADPGARVLGEWGIGCNAGVTDFTRDILLDEKMGGTIHLAVGRSYAESGGKNDSAIHWDMIKDLRKEGEVYLDGKPVLRAGVLFGKRPAGMRK; this is encoded by the coding sequence ATGGGTTCCGAAAAGCAGATCAGCAAGCTGGCGCAGATCCTCGTTCGGCAATCGGTCAAGGCGAAGAAGGGTGAGACCGTCCGCATCTCGTGCGGCGAGCTCGGCAAGCCGCTTGCGCTCGAGGTCTACCGCGAGATCCTGAAGGCCGGGGCGAATCCGCTCTGGGCGATCGGCTTCGAGGACGCGGGGCGCATCTTCTACGAGGAGGCGTCCGAGGCGCAACTCGACCACCTGCCGCCGACCAAGCTCAACGAGGCGAAGGCGATCGACGCCGACATCATCATCCTGGCGCCGGGAAACACGCGGCACCTGAGCAACGTGGCGCCGAAGGCGATGGCGCGGCGGCGGAAGGCGGTCAAGCCGATATCCGAGATCCTGATGAAGCGCGTACGCTGGTGCCTGACCAACTTCCCGACCGAGTCGCTCGCGCAGGAGACCGACCGGTCGCTGCCCGACTACGAGAAGCTGTACTACAAGGCGGTCGAGCAGGACTGGGCGGCGATGGCGAAGATGCTCGCCGGCGCGAAGAAGATCCTCGACAAGTCGTCGCAGGTGCGCATCGTGGGCAAGGAGACCGACCTCTCGTTCTCGATCAAGGGACGCACGGCGATCCCGTGCGCGGGCGACTTCAACATGCCCGACGGCGAGATTTTCACGGCGCCGGTCGAGAACTCTACCGAGGGGAAGATCTACTACGAGTTCCCGGCGATCGCGGGCGGGCGCGAGGTGGCGGGCGTCCGGCTGACGTTCAAGAAAGGGCGCGTGATCGCGGCGTCGGCCGAGAAGAACGAGGCGTACCTGCTCGAGATGCTCGACGCCGATCCCGGGGCGCGGGTCCTGGGCGAGTGGGGCATCGGCTGCAACGCGGGCGTCACCGACTTCACGCGCGACATCCTGCTCGACGAGAAGATGGGCGGCACGATCCACCTGGCGGTCGGGCGTTCCTACGCCGAATCGGGCGGGAAGAACGACTCGGCGATCCATTGGGACATGATCAAGGACCTGCGCAAGGAAGGCGAAGTCTACCTCGACGGGAAGCCGGTGCTGCGCGCGGGCGTCCTGTTCGGGAAGCGTCCCGCCGGCATGCGGAAATAG
- a CDS encoding tetratricopeptide repeat protein yields MSEGPPTVDEAGAGGRGARFLAIALLLSLLVAGVYGQVGGHPYINLDDPDYVSENGRVLGGLSAGNVAWAFSTFQAANWHPLTWLSHMADVSLFGAAPGPQHLVNAVLHLANVLLLFFGLSRMTGAVWRSAFAAALFAVHPLNVESVAWIAERKNLLSTFFLLLTIGAYSHYASDRSIRRYAMVALLFAMALMCKPMPVTLPLLLLLLDIWPLGRLDARSGQVAGAGAARSRLIRLVAEKLPLLALSIASSAVTLVAQSEGGALRTLRMVPLGHRIANALVSHAKYLSDAVWPSALAPYYPLPPEIPAWQVAASVALLAGLTSLAVRVRRTRPCWLSGWLWYLVAMLPVIGLVQVGQAAMADRYAYVPMIGLFVAFSWGASEPFSGKSPLRIAGAIIGIALIAALSMVSARQAARWGDGERLYLHTRSVTGDNWLASNNLGLIHEARGDYRKAAWFFREAIRIDPREPGSWNNLGMVLESVGESTEAVSLYREALRRDPESAEAWNNLAVSNNSLGRVGTAIENLREAIRLRPEYPDAWFNLGVAFRRLGRNPDADRCFREAQRIRTGNAKARSAPAGEILR; encoded by the coding sequence GTGAGCGAGGGGCCGCCGACCGTCGACGAAGCCGGGGCGGGCGGTCGCGGGGCACGCTTCCTCGCGATCGCCCTGCTCTTGTCGCTGCTGGTCGCCGGGGTCTACGGGCAGGTCGGCGGACACCCGTACATCAACCTCGACGATCCCGATTACGTCTCCGAAAACGGCCGCGTGCTGGGGGGGCTTTCCGCCGGAAACGTCGCCTGGGCCTTCTCGACCTTCCAAGCCGCGAACTGGCACCCGCTGACCTGGCTGTCGCACATGGCCGACGTGTCGCTGTTCGGCGCCGCGCCCGGCCCGCAGCATCTCGTCAACGCCGTCCTCCATCTCGCAAACGTCCTGCTCCTGTTCTTCGGTCTTTCCCGGATGACCGGCGCCGTGTGGCGAAGCGCTTTCGCAGCGGCACTGTTCGCCGTCCACCCGCTGAACGTCGAATCCGTCGCCTGGATTGCCGAGCGAAAGAATCTTCTCTCCACGTTTTTCCTGCTGCTGACGATCGGCGCTTATTCGCACTATGCGTCAGACCGCTCGATCCGGCGCTACGCGATGGTGGCGCTCCTGTTCGCCATGGCACTGATGTGCAAGCCGATGCCCGTAACGCTGCCGCTGCTGCTCCTGCTGCTGGACATCTGGCCACTGGGGCGGCTTGACGCTCGATCCGGACAGGTCGCCGGTGCCGGGGCGGCCCGTTCCCGGCTGATCCGCCTCGTGGCCGAGAAGCTGCCGCTGCTGGCGCTGTCGATCGCCTCCTCCGCCGTCACCCTGGTCGCCCAGTCGGAAGGGGGCGCGCTTCGCACCCTGCGGATGGTCCCTCTCGGGCACCGGATCGCGAATGCGCTGGTCTCCCACGCGAAATACCTGTCGGACGCCGTCTGGCCTTCCGCCCTGGCGCCATACTACCCGCTTCCCCCGGAAATCCCGGCGTGGCAGGTCGCCGCATCGGTGGCGCTGCTCGCGGGTCTGACCTCCCTCGCGGTCCGCGTTCGCCGGACCCGGCCTTGCTGGCTGTCGGGGTGGCTTTGGTACCTTGTCGCGATGTTGCCGGTTATCGGCCTCGTCCAGGTGGGGCAGGCGGCCATGGCGGATCGATACGCCTATGTGCCGATGATCGGGCTATTCGTGGCGTTCTCGTGGGGTGCGTCGGAACCGTTTTCGGGAAAAAGCCCGCTCCGGATCGCCGGGGCGATCATCGGAATCGCCCTGATTGCGGCGCTATCGATGGTTTCCGCGCGTCAGGCCGCACGTTGGGGCGACGGAGAAAGGCTGTATCTACACACGCGATCGGTGACGGGCGACAACTGGCTGGCGAGCAACAACCTCGGCCTGATCCACGAGGCGCGGGGAGATTACCGGAAGGCGGCCTGGTTCTTTCGGGAAGCGATCCGCATCGATCCTCGCGAGCCCGGCTCCTGGAACAATCTCGGGATGGTCCTGGAATCGGTGGGCGAATCTACGGAGGCGGTTTCCCTCTATCGAGAAGCGTTGCGCCGCGATCCGGAAAGCGCCGAGGCATGGAACAACCTGGCGGTGAGCAACAATTCCCTCGGTCGCGTCGGAACCGCCATCGAAAATCTTCGGGAGGCGATCCGGCTCCGCCCGGAATATCCAGATGCGTGGTTCAATCTGGGCGTGGCGTTTCGCCGGCTCGGGAGGAACCCGGATGCCGACCGCTGCTTCCGGGAGGCGCAGCGGATCCGCACGGGGAACGCGAAGGCCCGGTCAGCGCCGGCGGGGGAGATTCTCCGGTAA
- the modA gene encoding molybdate ABC transporter substrate-binding protein: MSVKLLGAAVLIFALALLPTAVRAGQIYVSAAASLKEVVNVLADRYEMAHLGVKCVRNFGASGALAKQIEAGAPADLFLSANREWMDELQREKAIDPGSIGTLAHNVLVFAGKEGVRAGGMKDLPGLARVAIGSPKSVPAGEYAVQAMNKSGIAGPMVKKLVMARDVREAMLYAERGEVDGAFVYRTDAIRSKVLKVLFVVPQELYDRVTYPCALTVSGAKKPDALAFFAFLRSDAAKAVLEKQGFVIR; this comes from the coding sequence ATGTCGGTAAAACTGCTCGGGGCAGCCGTGTTAATTTTCGCTCTCGCCCTGCTGCCAACGGCCGTCCGGGCGGGGCAAATCTACGTGTCGGCGGCAGCCAGCCTGAAGGAAGTCGTGAACGTGCTCGCCGACCGGTACGAGATGGCGCACCTCGGCGTCAAGTGCGTCCGCAATTTCGGCGCGTCGGGAGCGCTCGCGAAGCAGATCGAAGCCGGTGCTCCCGCCGACCTCTTCCTGTCGGCGAACCGTGAGTGGATGGATGAGCTGCAAAGGGAAAAGGCAATCGATCCCGGGAGCATCGGGACGCTGGCGCACAACGTCTTGGTGTTTGCCGGCAAGGAAGGCGTCCGGGCGGGCGGGATGAAGGATCTCCCGGGGCTGGCGCGGGTCGCGATCGGCAGCCCGAAGAGCGTTCCCGCCGGAGAATACGCGGTCCAGGCGATGAACAAATCCGGGATCGCGGGGCCGATGGTAAAGAAGCTGGTCATGGCGCGCGACGTCCGCGAGGCGATGCTTTATGCCGAGCGGGGCGAGGTGGACGGCGCCTTCGTCTACCGCACGGATGCGATCCGGTCGAAGGTGCTCAAGGTCCTCTTCGTCGTGCCGCAGGAATTGTACGATCGCGTCACCTATCCGTGCGCATTGACCGTTTCCGGGGCGAAGAAGCCGGATGCCTTGGCGTTCTTCGCGTTCCTGCGCTCCGATGCGGCGAAGGCGGTGCTCGAAAAGCAGGGATTCGTCATCCGTTGA
- the ybaK gene encoding Cys-tRNA(Pro) deacylase, with the protein MSKGKPPVTTAVRALRAACVPFTHHLYAYEDRGGTAVSARELGVDEHCVVKTLVMEDDRKHPLIVLMHGDREVSTKTLARLLGVKTIAPCSPDAAHRHSGFLVGGTSPFGTRQSMPVYIEETILSLPTIYINGGQRGYLVGLDPKDAARILNATPVHVANE; encoded by the coding sequence GTGTCGAAGGGAAAACCCCCCGTCACGACCGCCGTGCGGGCGCTACGCGCCGCCTGCGTCCCTTTCACCCATCACCTCTACGCCTACGAAGACCGGGGCGGAACCGCCGTTTCCGCGCGGGAACTGGGCGTCGACGAGCACTGCGTCGTCAAGACGCTGGTGATGGAGGACGACCGAAAGCATCCGCTCATCGTCCTGATGCATGGCGACCGGGAGGTCTCGACAAAGACGCTGGCCCGCCTCCTGGGCGTCAAGACCATCGCGCCATGCTCGCCCGACGCCGCCCATCGCCACTCGGGCTTCCTCGTCGGCGGCACCTCGCCTTTCGGCACCCGGCAATCGATGCCGGTCTACATCGAAGAGACGATCCTGTCGCTCCCGACGATCTACATCAACGGCGGACAGCGCGGCTATCTCGTCGGCCTCGACCCGAAGGACGCCGCCCGGATCCTCAACGCCACCCCCGTCCACGTCGCCAACGAATAA
- a CDS encoding SPFH domain-containing protein, protein MPVEMVSHLLSYAPYLLGAVVLFLVWKSILLVGGTEIAVMERKYFGASMPQGRVVAMSNEVGIQARTLGPGMHFLIPFLYAATKYPFSTVGENEVGLIESIDGDPVPPGKIFAKVVKGHNAFQDGESFMKNGGEKGPQIEILPPGTYRVNPVLFKLRKLPAVIIEKGKIGVVTSNDGEQIPAGRLLARKVENHNNFENGQAFLNNGGQKGPQIDILLPGTYRINRDLFKIEIEDATVVPAKKVGLITARDGEPLPDAEYVAKPVTGHNDFQDASKFLAAGGQRGPQFDVLRPGTYYINPMFFMVEQDDVAIVERGQVAVVVSNVGEEPPQVKKMVEEIAKAEGQVPSGETAAGVEGRHNLGLERYVVPKGFRGIQQEVAGPGYYYLNRRAYIVYIVDTTNITIDWDDSKETRFDPLKVISRDGFAIGVSVKVVIRIRPDQAPYMVAKIGSIENLILHVIHPMIDSSFRNQASSTSAMNFMQDRQDEQRKAEERAKTELEKYHVECVSVLICQINLPQELMDTQTKKIIAQQQEAMYQDQQKAEQSRIATEKTRAEADQQKNLVEAEIGVKIAEQNKQKAIRFAEGEAESIRVKAVGEASGIKARGEAEGARILAMGEATAKAYELQNKAVGQAGVTAIEIAKQIATGNIKVTPDFLVQGGDNVGGLLSAFLTKNIAGGQVRGIAGKADTDTQKPA, encoded by the coding sequence ATGCCGGTGGAAATGGTGAGTCACCTGTTGTCGTATGCCCCGTACCTGCTCGGCGCAGTCGTGCTTTTCCTGGTCTGGAAGTCGATCCTGCTCGTCGGCGGCACCGAGATCGCCGTCATGGAGCGGAAATATTTCGGCGCTTCCATGCCGCAGGGACGCGTCGTGGCCATGTCGAACGAGGTCGGCATCCAGGCGCGCACGCTGGGCCCGGGGATGCACTTCCTGATCCCCTTCCTCTATGCCGCGACGAAATATCCCTTCAGCACGGTCGGCGAGAACGAGGTCGGACTCATCGAATCGATCGACGGGGACCCGGTGCCGCCGGGAAAGATCTTCGCCAAGGTGGTCAAGGGGCACAACGCCTTCCAGGACGGCGAGAGTTTCATGAAGAACGGCGGGGAGAAAGGGCCGCAGATCGAGATCCTGCCGCCGGGGACGTACCGGGTCAACCCGGTGCTGTTCAAACTGCGCAAGCTGCCCGCGGTGATCATCGAAAAGGGGAAGATCGGCGTGGTCACCTCCAATGACGGCGAGCAGATCCCCGCCGGCCGGTTACTGGCCCGGAAGGTGGAGAACCACAACAACTTCGAGAACGGGCAGGCGTTTCTGAACAACGGGGGGCAGAAAGGGCCGCAGATCGACATCCTGCTCCCGGGCACCTACCGCATCAACCGCGACCTGTTCAAGATCGAGATCGAGGATGCGACGGTGGTCCCCGCCAAAAAGGTGGGGCTGATCACAGCCCGTGATGGCGAGCCGCTGCCGGACGCCGAATACGTCGCCAAGCCGGTGACGGGGCACAACGATTTCCAGGACGCGTCCAAGTTCCTCGCGGCCGGCGGGCAGCGCGGTCCCCAGTTCGACGTGCTGCGCCCCGGCACTTACTACATCAACCCGATGTTCTTCATGGTCGAGCAGGACGACGTCGCGATCGTCGAGCGCGGGCAGGTGGCGGTCGTCGTCAGCAACGTCGGCGAAGAGCCGCCGCAGGTCAAGAAGATGGTCGAGGAGATCGCGAAGGCCGAGGGGCAGGTGCCCTCCGGCGAAACGGCCGCGGGCGTCGAAGGGCGTCACAACCTCGGGCTCGAGCGGTACGTCGTTCCGAAGGGCTTCCGCGGCATCCAGCAGGAGGTGGCGGGCCCCGGCTACTATTACCTCAACCGGCGCGCCTACATCGTGTACATCGTCGACACGACCAACATCACGATCGACTGGGACGACTCGAAGGAAACGCGCTTCGACCCGCTGAAAGTCATCTCCCGCGACGGCTTCGCGATCGGCGTCTCGGTCAAGGTCGTCATCCGGATCCGGCCCGACCAGGCGCCGTACATGGTCGCCAAGATCGGCTCGATCGAGAATCTGATCCTGCACGTCATCCACCCGATGATCGACTCGTCCTTCCGCAACCAGGCCTCCTCCACTTCGGCCATGAACTTCATGCAGGACCGGCAGGACGAGCAGCGCAAGGCCGAGGAGCGGGCGAAGACCGAACTCGAGAAATACCATGTCGAGTGCGTCTCGGTACTCATCTGCCAGATCAACCTTCCGCAGGAGCTGATGGACACGCAGACCAAGAAGATCATCGCGCAGCAGCAGGAGGCGATGTACCAGGACCAGCAGAAGGCCGAGCAGAGCCGGATCGCGACCGAGAAGACGCGGGCGGAAGCCGACCAGCAGAAGAACCTGGTCGAGGCCGAGATCGGCGTGAAGATCGCCGAGCAGAACAAGCAGAAGGCGATCCGGTTCGCGGAGGGCGAGGCCGAGAGCATCCGGGTGAAGGCGGTCGGCGAAGCGTCGGGCATCAAGGCGCGCGGCGAGGCGGAAGGCGCCCGTATCCTGGCGATGGGGGAGGCGACCGCGAAGGCGTACGAGCTTCAGAACAAGGCGGTCGGGCAGGCGGGCGTCACCGCCATCGAGATCGCCAAGCAGATCGCGACGGGCAACATCAAGGTCACGCCCGACTTCCTGGTGCAGGGGGGCGATAACGTCGGCGGGCTGCTGTCGGCGTTCCTGACGAAGAACATCGCGGGAGGACAGGTGCGCGGCATCGCCGGAAAGGCGGACACGGATACCCAGAAGCCGGCGTAA
- a CDS encoding DsrE family protein has translation MDRNTAILFTRNGLGDAPPELRRLLVTNFAGLLAREETPPGKLLFYGEGVKLACTGSPVLDALRQLSERGTDLFLCRTCLDYFGLLSKVEAGEIKGMPDILAAIAAASKVVSV, from the coding sequence ATGGACCGCAACACTGCAATCCTGTTCACACGCAACGGGCTCGGCGATGCGCCACCCGAGCTCCGGCGCCTGCTCGTCACCAACTTCGCCGGACTTCTGGCCAGGGAGGAGACACCGCCGGGCAAGCTGCTCTTCTACGGCGAAGGGGTGAAGCTCGCCTGCACCGGCTCGCCGGTCCTCGACGCGCTCCGGCAACTGTCGGAGCGGGGCACGGATCTGTTCCTTTGCCGCACCTGCCTCGACTATTTCGGCCTGCTCTCGAAGGTGGAAGCGGGCGAGATCAAGGGCATGCCCGACATCCTCGCCGCGATCGCCGCGGCAAGCAAAGTCGTCAGCGTATGA
- a CDS encoding fibronectin type III domain-containing protein, which translates to MRFRTFAALWALFFLLIAFSPAVAARKAPKNSKHAAAADKGSGQESRRQSRRAAFWACSDGKGSVSLFWLPTGGDWPEGGFQLERITRSATTLLAPKLGPGLEASALMRLPDAQAEEIRAFSDKLTQRTLTEDDRRASIVKMGRTATTDINYGLALGVRYTDSARGGGKRSYRLTLMGPDGKPELTVNSDEVDPSKRTPGPAQPVGLRAQPRIDSVALFWSDPPADTQTPVVAYMIGRIIGSGKGTASTSLTPQPLALERHLHRGQPEFLDDDAPRLNLSYDISGVDLFGRHSAPVRVSVLAKEFPELAPPPDVRVEGVKGAVSVAWTNTDNAYVAGFLVERSPFPNGPFQLVFKTPLPRNASQYEDSGLEDGKEFYYRVRAVSGRGEAGTASPTYMARTTSGKDGVARPGDGIEEETIVTSSTGEEVLPVPTTTHRQPLPAAKPPEPPPASPPAPEPVAAPAPPPAPTPIAAPALPPAPAPVAAPALPPAPAPVAAPAPPPAPAPVAVPAPAPEPVAALVPATAPTPAAVAAAPVAPEPPAPDPDTVPAPTILSIQGMGGKVTITLQTGNPPGMTTELLIYRSSSAANMGVTVGRPLPGDTRQWQDTSAEPGNSYWYRIVAIDAQKRQSEPSRPKWVRVNR; encoded by the coding sequence ATGCGTTTTCGCACATTCGCCGCCCTCTGGGCGCTCTTTTTCCTTCTCATCGCCTTCTCACCGGCCGTCGCCGCCCGCAAGGCGCCGAAGAACAGCAAGCACGCCGCCGCCGCCGACAAGGGGTCCGGCCAGGAATCCCGGCGGCAATCGCGCCGCGCCGCCTTCTGGGCCTGCTCGGACGGCAAGGGGTCGGTGTCGCTCTTCTGGCTGCCGACCGGCGGCGACTGGCCCGAGGGAGGCTTCCAGCTCGAACGGATCACGCGCAGTGCCACCACGCTGCTCGCCCCGAAGCTCGGCCCCGGGCTCGAGGCCTCCGCCCTCATGCGCCTGCCCGATGCGCAGGCCGAGGAGATCCGCGCCTTCTCCGACAAGTTGACCCAGCGGACGCTCACCGAGGACGACCGACGCGCCTCGATCGTCAAGATGGGGCGGACGGCGACGACTGACATCAACTACGGGTTGGCGCTTGGGGTCCGCTACACCGACTCTGCAAGGGGAGGCGGGAAACGAAGCTACCGCCTCACCCTGATGGGCCCCGACGGCAAACCCGAACTGACGGTCAACAGCGACGAGGTCGACCCGTCGAAACGAACGCCGGGACCCGCCCAGCCGGTGGGGCTTCGCGCGCAGCCGCGCATCGACAGCGTCGCCCTGTTCTGGAGCGACCCCCCCGCCGATACGCAGACCCCCGTCGTCGCCTACATGATCGGCCGCATCATCGGCAGCGGGAAGGGCACGGCGAGCACTTCCCTGACCCCGCAACCGCTGGCGCTCGAGCGCCACCTTCACCGGGGACAGCCCGAATTCCTCGACGACGACGCCCCCCGCCTCAACCTCTCCTACGACATCAGCGGCGTCGACCTGTTCGGACGCCATAGCGCCCCGGTTCGCGTTTCCGTCCTGGCCAAGGAATTTCCCGAGCTCGCGCCGCCACCGGATGTCCGCGTCGAAGGCGTCAAGGGGGCGGTCAGTGTTGCCTGGACCAACACAGACAACGCTTACGTCGCCGGCTTTCTCGTCGAACGCTCCCCATTCCCCAACGGCCCCTTCCAGCTCGTATTCAAAACCCCGCTGCCGCGCAACGCGTCGCAGTACGAGGACTCAGGGCTTGAGGATGGGAAAGAATTTTATTACCGGGTCCGCGCGGTAAGCGGGCGAGGCGAGGCGGGAACCGCCTCGCCCACCTACATGGCGCGAACCACGAGCGGCAAGGACGGGGTGGCCCGGCCTGGCGACGGCATTGAAGAGGAAACCATCGTGACCTCCTCGACCGGAGAGGAAGTGCTGCCGGTCCCGACGACGACGCACCGGCAGCCGTTGCCGGCGGCAAAGCCGCCCGAACCGCCGCCCGCGTCGCCTCCGGCCCCGGAGCCCGTCGCCGCACCCGCGCCGCCTCCGGCCCCGACGCCCATCGCCGCACCTGCGCTGCCTCCGGCCCCGGCACCCGTCGCCGCACCTGCGCTGCCTCCGGCCCCGGCACCCGTCGCCGCGCCCGCGCCGCCTCCGGCCCCGGCGCCCGTCGCCGTCCCCGCGCCGGCCCCTGAGCCGGTTGCCGCACTCGTGCCGGCGACCGCCCCCACCCCGGCCGCCGTGGCTGCCGCGCCGGTTGCCCCGGAACCGCCCGCGCCGGATCCCGACACCGTGCCAGCCCCCACCATCCTGAGCATCCAGGGGATGGGAGGAAAGGTGACGATCACCCTCCAGACGGGCAATCCCCCCGGGATGACGACCGAACTTCTCATCTACCGCAGCTCCTCGGCCGCAAACATGGGGGTGACCGTCGGCCGTCCGTTGCCGGGCGACACGCGGCAGTGGCAGGACACGAGCGCCGAACCCGGAAACAGCTACTGGTACCGGATCGTCGCGATCGATGCCCAGAAGCGGCAGAGCGAGCCGTCCCGTCCCAAGTGGGTGCGGGTCAACCGGTAA
- the modB gene encoding molybdate ABC transporter permease subunit — translation MLAPSDYEAILLSLKVGAAATLLSLPLGFGAAALLAYGKFRGKTIVEVFVNLPLTLPPVVVGYLLLLLLGESGPLGPLFRKLGFRLIFTWRAAVIASMVVGFPLLVRAIRLSMESIDPALPRTARTLGATRLDALFSVVVPLSIRGILAGAALMFARSLGEFGATVLVAGNIPGVTQTLPLAIYDYAASPGGEGSAGALCVVSVAISVGVLFAHEWIARRAGREG, via the coding sequence ATGCTCGCTCCGTCCGATTACGAAGCCATCCTGCTGTCGCTGAAAGTCGGCGCCGCCGCGACGCTGTTGTCGCTCCCCCTTGGCTTTGGCGCGGCTGCCCTGCTCGCCTACGGAAAGTTCCGCGGGAAGACGATCGTAGAGGTGTTCGTCAACTTGCCGCTGACGCTCCCACCGGTGGTCGTCGGCTACCTGCTGCTCCTGCTGCTCGGGGAAAGCGGGCCGCTCGGTCCGCTGTTCCGGAAGCTGGGTTTTCGCCTGATCTTCACCTGGAGGGCGGCCGTCATCGCCTCGATGGTCGTCGGCTTCCCGCTCCTTGTCCGGGCGATCCGCCTCTCGATGGAATCGATCGACCCGGCGCTGCCGCGCACGGCTCGCACGCTGGGGGCGACCCGCCTCGACGCGCTTTTCTCCGTGGTCGTCCCGCTGTCGATCCGCGGCATCCTGGCCGGCGCTGCGCTCATGTTCGCACGCAGCCTCGGAGAGTTCGGCGCGACGGTACTGGTGGCGGGCAACATTCCCGGGGTGACGCAGACGCTTCCCCTGGCGATCTACGACTATGCGGCATCGCCGGGCGGAGAGGGTTCCGCCGGGGCGCTTTGCGTGGTCTCCGTCGCGATCTCGGTCGGGGTGTTGTTCGCGCACGAGTGGATCGCCCGCCGCGCCGGGCGCGAGGGCTAG
- the modC gene encoding molybdenum ABC transporter ATP-binding protein — MRLELACRKRLGNFTLDAALSVEGERIGLFGPSGSGKSTLVGALSGLVTPDSGRIVLDGTVLFDREAGIDIPPERRRIAVVFQNAHLFPHLDVRANLLYGYRRCPKAERRIALEPVADALGLSDLLGRSVGNLSGGERQRVALGRALLSNPRLILLDEPLSGLDDALKYRVIPFLRKTFDGFGVPFLFISHALLEMRLMAGQVAVVEAGRIAEMSSAEALAIGRMGVGGAYVNLLRLVNPSRRNGLSVYPWGGTGLVISGEGKPGETVFVLSARDIILIREHPGAISARNLLPCRIERLHDLGTRTGVGLSCGGERLVAEVSRETSEELDLRPGQPIYAAIKASAFRELFGAGLASSGSG; from the coding sequence ATGCGCCTCGAACTGGCCTGCAGGAAGCGACTCGGGAACTTCACGCTGGACGCCGCGCTCTCGGTCGAGGGCGAGCGGATCGGCCTGTTCGGCCCCTCCGGCAGCGGGAAATCGACGCTCGTCGGCGCGCTATCGGGACTCGTCACGCCCGATTCGGGGCGGATCGTCCTCGACGGAACGGTGCTGTTCGACCGCGAGGCAGGCATCGACATTCCCCCGGAGCGCCGGCGGATCGCGGTCGTCTTCCAGAACGCGCACCTCTTCCCGCACCTCGACGTCCGGGCGAACCTGCTCTACGGATACCGGCGTTGCCCGAAGGCCGAACGCCGGATCGCGCTCGAACCTGTGGCCGATGCGCTCGGGCTGTCCGACCTGCTGGGGAGAAGCGTGGGCAACCTGTCCGGCGGCGAGCGTCAGCGCGTGGCGCTGGGGCGGGCGTTGCTGTCGAACCCTCGCCTGATTCTGCTCGATGAACCTTTGTCCGGTCTTGACGACGCGCTGAAATACCGGGTCATCCCGTTCCTGCGGAAAACGTTCGACGGTTTCGGCGTCCCGTTCCTGTTCATCTCCCACGCGCTGCTCGAGATGCGGCTGATGGCCGGGCAGGTTGCCGTCGTCGAGGCAGGGCGCATCGCGGAAATGTCGAGCGCCGAAGCGCTCGCGATCGGGCGGATGGGGGTCGGCGGTGCCTACGTCAACCTGCTCCGCCTGGTGAACCCGTCGCGGCGGAACGGCCTGTCGGTCTATCCGTGGGGCGGGACCGGGCTGGTGATTTCCGGCGAGGGGAAGCCCGGCGAGACGGTCTTCGTGCTTTCCGCCCGCGACATCATCCTGATCCGAGAGCACCCCGGCGCGATCAGCGCGCGCAACCTGCTGCCCTGCCGGATCGAGCGGCTCCACGACCTGGGCACCCGGACCGGCGTCGGGCTTTCGTGCGGGGGCGAGCGGCTGGTGGCCGAGGTGTCGCGCGAGACGTCGGAGGAGCTCGACCTCCGGCCTGGGCAGCCGATCTACGCGGCGATCAAGGCGTCCGCGTTCCGGGAGCTTTTCGGAGCGGGTCTTGCTTCTTCAGGATCGGGGTAA